TGCACAAGTCAtaatgttttgctgtttttcttcagatCAACATGATGACCAAACACTTTGGGAAAAGTGGGAATATGAGTGAGCTGGTGAGCTCCCTCAGCTGGCTTGAGGAGGACGGCAGCTCCCAGGATGGAGATGAAAGTCCCGAGATGAGGAGCCGCCACCATGGCCTGGCTCTGGGGGGTCGTAATCACTCCTGTGGAGAACTGGGCAGTGAGGACAtagaggaaggagaggaggaagaggaggaggaggatgacgaAGAGGAACTTGGACCTAATGGAGAAAATGAACCCAAAAGAAGAGGccccaagaagaagaagatgaccAAAGCTAGGCAGGAGAGGTTTCGCGCCCGAAGGGTCAAAGCCAACGCCAGGGAGCGTTCTCGGATGCACGGACTGAACAATGCTCTGGATAACCTGCGCAGAGTGATGCCCTGCTACTCCAAAACTCAGAAACTATCAAAGATTGAGACCCTACGGCTGGCACGCAACTACATCTGGGCTCTATCTGAGGTGCTCGAGAGTGGTCAGTCCACAGAAAGTCATGGGTTTGTGGAGATGCTGTGTAAAGGTCTGTCTCAACCGACCAGTAATCTTGTGGCTGGATGCCTGCAGCTGGGGCCCACACCTCTGATTATCAACAAGCTTGAGGACAAGTGTGGAGGTCAGGGAGCAGGCGACGCTGTGGCTGGACATCCACTCAGCTACCCGTCCCCAGGACTTCCCAGCCCACCATATGGCTCCCTGGAAGCATCACACCTCCTTCACATGAAGGGATTCAAAGCGCCTTTATATGACAATTCCTCCCCTAACGAGGGCAGCAGTGGCACCCCTCCGTACGACGGGCCTCTTACTCCCCCTCTCAGCATCAGCAGTAACTTTGCCTTAAAGCAGGAGCCATCCCCACACGAATCAGAAAGGAACTACACACCCCACCCTGGCCACCATGCCCACTACCTCTCAGTCCACCACTTCCCCACTTCCACGGCAGGCAGCCTACCAGGGGGGGCTCAGGCCCACCCAATCTTTCAGGCTTCTCGTTTTGAGCTCCCCCTTGATGTGGCCTTTGAGTCATTCACTCCCTCTCACCTGATCAGCTCTCAGATGGGCACCATCTAAGATCTAGTAAAACCAGTGAGTGACTGGTCAGAAACTGTCCTCAGCAGTGGACCTGCCACTCTACAAACTGTTGCTGAACTATGTAACGAAAGCGGTTTATGCTGAGCACTCTAGGGTCAGAGAGGAAGAGACTGTTCACCTCAACTCAGTCTACCTGATGCAAACATGCACCCatgtttaatcttttatttattatcttattGTTTGATGATACATTGGTGTTTGGACTCTTAATTATTTCTTAACATTTTCCCTGCAGTTGTGAAGGAGTCAAACTTACCAAAACCTCATATCTTTGCTCATGTGGAAGTAAAACACAACTAGAGCTTATCTTTGAACTCAAGAGCTCTGAAAATAAATTGATCCAAAATTCATCCAGCTTAAACTGTGCACTTAGGTCTACAGTTCGGATTTTTAAGAAATCAgctatttatatatgtatttaatatttattttgacaatgttttgtcctcttttttatatttt
This DNA window, taken from Fundulus heteroclitus isolate FHET01 unplaced genomic scaffold, MU-UCD_Fhet_4.1 scaffold_937, whole genome shotgun sequence, encodes the following:
- the LOC105928932 gene encoding neurogenic differentiation factor 4, whose translation is MMTKHFGKSGNMSELVSSLSWLEEDGSSQDGDESPEMRSRHHGLALGGRNHSCGELGSEDIEEGEEEEEEEDDEEELGPNGENEPKRRGPKKKKMTKARQERFRARRVKANARERSRMHGLNNALDNLRRVMPCYSKTQKLSKIETLRLARNYIWALSEVLESGQSTESHGFVEMLCKGLSQPTSNLVAGCLQLGPTPLIINKLEDKCGGQGAGDAVAGHPLSYPSPGLPSPPYGSLEASHLLHMKGFKAPLYDNSSPNEGSSGTPPYDGPLTPPLSISSNFALKQEPSPHESERNYTPHPGHHAHYLSVHHFPTSTAGSLPGGAQAHPIFQASRFELPLDVAFESFTPSHLISSQMGTI